A genomic stretch from Lathyrus oleraceus cultivar Zhongwan6 chromosome 2, CAAS_Psat_ZW6_1.0, whole genome shotgun sequence includes:
- the LOC127123737 gene encoding mitogen-activated protein kinase kinase kinase 20-like, which yields MNWIRGDWLGSGSFATVDLAKHIKPSVNIPSLTAVKSCELSCSFTLQHEKTILESLGSCPYIIKYFGQDQTLENGEEYYNIFLEYANGGTLDDQLKNHGGKLPEKHVRRYTRSVVEGLKYIHENGFVHCDLKPPNILVFENGDVKISDFGLAKEMRVEEDKKMRCKGTPMFMSPESVMDGVYDSPVDIWALGCTVVEILTGKPAWNMGYDTNMMKLLVRIGVSEEVPLIPDEISEEAKDFLKKCFVRDPLKRWSAEMLLKHPFISDDGTVSSIKESTFSPASPITHFEYSNWSSSTITTLPYNSSEMEGDAKLLDCLQEKRLNLRQLITTVEKSLNLLEYDNWCFGDQIRILMSH from the exons ATGAATTGGATTCGTGGTGACTGGTTAGGCAGTGGAAGCTTCGCCACTGTCGACTTAGCCAAACACATTAAACCCTCCGTTAACATTCCCTCTCTCACCGCCGTTAAATCATGCGAACTTTCCTGCTCTTTTACTCTCCAACACGAGAAAACTATATTGGAAAGTTTAGGATCATGTCCATACATTATCAAATATTTTGGTCAGGATCAAACTCTTGAAAATGGGGAAGAGTATTATAATATTTTTCTAGAATATGCAAATGGCGGAACACTCGATGATCAGCTCAAGAATCATGGCGGTAAGCTCCCAGAAAAACATGTTCGTCGTTATACAAGGTCCGTGGTTGAAGGACTAAAGTATATTCATGAAAATGGTTTTGTTCATTGTGACTTGAAACCACCAAACATTCTCGTATTCGAGAATGGCGACGTTAAGATATCAGATTTCGGTCTTGCAAAAGAAATGAGAGTGGAAGAAGATAAGAAGATGCGATGCAAAGGAACTCCAATGTTTATGTCTCCGGAATCGGTGATGGACGGTGTGTATGATTCTCCGGTAGATATATGGGCTCTCGGTTGCACGGTCGTGGAGATTCTTACCGGAAAACCCGCATGGAACATGGGTTACGACACGAACATGATGAAGTTGTTGGTTCGAATTGGGGTTAGTGAAGAAGTACCATTGATTCCAGATGAAATATCAGAAGAAGCAAAAGATTTTCTTAAGAAATGTTTTGTTAGGGATCCACTGAAAAGATGGAGCGCTGAGATGCTTTTGAAACATCCTTTTATCTCGGATGATGGAACAGTTTCTTCCATTAAGGAGTCAACATTTTCACCAGCTTCTCCAATTACTCATTTTGAGTATTCAAACTGGAGTTCTTCTACCATTACAACATTGCCTTACAACTCGAGTGAAATGGAAGGTGATGCCAAACTATTAGATTGTTTGCAGGAAAAGAGGCTT AATCTTAGACAACTAATCACCACTGTCGAAAAATCGTTAAATTTGTTAGAATATGATAATTGGTGTTTTGGTGATCAAATTAGAATTTTAATGAGTCATTGA